Proteins encoded within one genomic window of Solenopsis invicta isolate M01_SB chromosome 10, UNIL_Sinv_3.0, whole genome shotgun sequence:
- the LOC105197682 gene encoding EH domain-binding protein 1 isoform X1, with translation MSSVWKRLQRVNKRAAKFQFTVSYHEVTLETTTKWKPNKLSVVWTRRSRRVSSDPLDWEPCLSDPLKGIISWAVPDNHTVSVTLFKDPRTHELEDKDWTFVIEDVSSTGKRRHVAAANINMKKYATLESSQQQLKLDLKPTSKKIVSATLECTLSCVFLREGKATDEDMQSMASLMSVNNNSDIAPLDDFDNEDIPEDVEEVSVKNLDEILDISAQLDLMTSSLTESELPSTPISVASLSKDDTTPVNDGEHFIRDISLTGIGESLKEKSPIKDSVAVENDKNIEHSTLRLPLQPLDLKKNDMNVPRLKEITPGQDLLEWCKEVTKDYPGVKVTNLTTSWRNGMAFCAVIHHFRPDLIDVDSLLPHDVKGNCKKAFDAGEILGIPRVIEPADMDILTVPDKLAVMTYLYQLRAHFTGHELEVHQIGKTTDESSYMIGRFNTDNNTDVSVQLFGQEIINLRKKEQIDQKNNKAESNRRSNPFDNKKDDICIDSLKNKLHLSLNTDNQDHDQCNKDKSPSSVKEVKDIILASSKSILGKVLSPTKEKYSSREKSKSPPRVQQAQQRPILMTRRQLTDPFGSDDEEENIQIIDDKWSQSISLTKSQSPVRDDSVNSDDRGSRGSSECQGASPPYGDQRSHSLVSRHDELRERARQLLEQARNQTKPTGFVSAAISPVETQNDDERQQQLRERARRLIAEVKMGVAVTPSQLNDDNNSDRRSIDEQNNSPRRSITPSTPGDRLSIKSEYNGNILGNSSVIDGEKKTGSPLYSFSKIIERISPDKGSPDRTPYTLRGLGKDMTSYIQNELEALEREQNQIDIQAGKLEKQLRAAMESDNEDETERLMSLWFTLVNKKNALLRRQMQLNILEKEDDLERRFELLNHELRSILAVEDWQKTPEQKMRENLLLEELVSIVNKRDELVHHLDTQERAIEDDDEIERDLSRAGLAQRNKNCVVQ, from the exons ATGAGTTCCGTCTGGAAACGTTTGCAGCGGGTGAACAAGAGAGCCGCCAAGTTTCAGTTCACCGTCTCCTACCACGAAGTCACGCTAGAGACGACGACAAAGTG gaAACCAAACAAATTAAGCGTTGTTTGGACAAGACGTAGCAGAAGAGTTAGCTCGGATCCCTTAGATTGGGAGCCATGCTTGAGCGATCCTTTGAAAGGTATTATTAGCTGGGCAGTCCCTGACAATCACACGGTTTCTGTGACTCTGTTTAAAGATCCACGAACACATGAGTTAGAGGACAAAGATTGGACATTTGTCATCGAAGAT GTGTCATCGACAGGGAAAAGGCGTCATGTGGCTGCTGccaatataaatatgaaaaaatatgcaACCTTAGAATCTAGTCAGCAACAACTCAAATTGGACTTGAAGCCAACTTCTAAAAAGATCGTTAGCGCTACGCTCGAATGTACTTTGTCATGTGTGTTTCTGCGAGAGGGCAAGGCGAC ggaTGAGGATATGCAAAGTATGGCTAGTTTAATGTCGGTTAACAATAACAGCGACATTGCACCATTAGATGATTTTGATAATGAAGATATACCTGAAGACGTCGAGGAAGTATCGGTAAAAAATTTGGACGAAATTTTAGATATCTCTGCTCAACTCGATTTAATGACGAGCAGTCTCACTGAAAGTGAATTACCCAGTACTCCTATAAGTG TGGCAAGTTTATCAAAGGACGATACAACTCCTGTGAACGATGGAGAGCATTTTATACGTGACATTAGTCTGACAGGAATTGGAGagtctttaaaagaaaaatcaccCATTAAAGATAGTGTTGCCGTTGAAAATGA TAAAAACATTGAACATAGCACTTTGAGATTACCGTTGCAACCATTGGATCTTAAAAAGAATGATATGAACGTTCCAAGACTGAAAGAGATCACTCCTGGTCAAGATTTATTGGAATGGTGTAaggaagttacaaaagattatCCCGGCGTCAAAGTCACCAATCTAACGACATCGTGGAGAAACGGAATGGCGTTTTGCGCGGTTATTCATCATTTCAGACCTGATCTGAT AGATGTAGACTCCCTATTGCCGCACGATGTAAAAGGCAACTGTAAGAAAGCGTTTGACGCGGGTGAAATTCTTGGCATACCTAGAGTTATCGAACCGGCTGACATGGATATATTAACGGTACCTGATAAATTAGCTGTGATGACATATTTGTATCAATTGAGAGCGCATTTTACCGGCCACGAACTGGag GTACATCAAATAGGTAAAACGACAGACGAGTCCTCTTATATGATTGGCAGATTTAATACAGATAACAACACGGACGTGAGTGTTCAACTATTTGGCCAAGAGATTATTAATTTACGGAAAAAGGAACAGATCGATCAGAAAAACAATAAAGCGGAGAGTAACAGACG GTCGAATCCGTTCGATAATAAGAAGGACGACATTTGCATCGACTCGTTAAAAAACAAGCTGCACCTGAGCCTGAATACTGACAATCAGGATCACGATCAGTGTAACAAAGACAAATCACCGTCCAGCGTGAAGGAGGTCAAGGACATCATATTAGCCAGCTCAAAGAGCATTTTGGGCAAGGTGCTGTCGCCGACCAAGGAAAAGTATTCATCACGAGAAAAG AGCAAGTCTCCGCCGAGAGTTCAACAAGCGCAGCAACGTCCGATACTTATGACACGCCGGCAATTAACCGATCCGTTCGGCTCCGACGACGAAGAGGAGAACATACAGATAATCGACGACAAATGGTCGCAATCGATCTCGCTTACCAAATCGCAAAGTCCGGTCCGTGAT GACTCGGTAAACTCTGACGATAGAGGAAGTCGAGGTAGTTCCGAATGTCAAGGTGCATCGCCGCCGTACGGAGATCAACGTTCACat TCATTGGTTAGTCGGCACGATGAATTGCGAGAGCGAGCGAGGCAACTCCTGGAACAAGCCAGAAACCAAACAAAGCCAACCGGATTTGTTTCCGCCGCGATTAGTCCCGTCGAG acacAGAACGACGACGAGAGGCAACAACAATTGCGGGAAAGGGCGAGACGCTTGATTGCGGAAGTGAAAATGGGTGTCGCTGTGACTCCGAGTCAATTGAATGACGATAACAACAGTGATAGACGATCGATAGACGAGCAGAATAATAGTCCTAGACGCAGCATTACGCCGTCGACGCCCGGTGATCGACTCAGTATAAAG tccGAGTATAATGGAAATATATTAGGTAACTCGAGTGTAATTGATGGAGAAAAGAAAACTGGCTCGCCTTTGTATTCCTTCTCCAAAATCATTGAAAGAATTTCACCCGATAAAGGAAGTCCCGATAGAACTCCATACACACTTCGCGGG ttgggtAAAGACATGACATCATATATTCAAAACGAGCTCGAAGCGCTTGAAAGAGAACAAAATCAGATTGACATACAAGCCGGCAAGCTTGAAAAACAATTGAGAGCAGCCATGGAGAGCGATAATGAAGACGAAACAGAAAGACTGATGTCCCTGTGGTTCACTCTTGTTAACAAAAAGAATGCACTCTTAAGAAGACAAATGCAACTAAACATACT GGAGAAAGAAGATGATTTAGAACGAAGATTTGAGCTCTTGAATCATGAATTAAGAAGCATTCTCGCAGTAGAAGATTGGCAGAAGACACCCGAGCAAAAAATGCGTGAAAATTTATTGTTGGAAGAGTTAGTATCTATTGTAAACAAAAGAGATGAATTGGTGCATCATCTCGATACACAAGAAAGAGC catTGAAGATGATGACGAAATAGAACGTGATTTGTCTCGCGCTGGACTAGctcaacgaaataaaaattgcgttGTGCAATGA
- the LOC105197682 gene encoding EH domain-binding protein 1 isoform X3: protein MSSVWKRLQRVNKRAAKFQFTVSYHEVTLETTTKWKPNKLSVVWTRRSRRVSSDPLDWEPCLSDPLKGIISWAVPDNHTVSVTLFKDPRTHELEDKDWTFVIEDVSSTGKRRHVAAANINMKKYATLESSQQQLKLDLKPTSKKIVSATLECTLSCVFLREGKATDEDMQSMASLMSVNNNSDIAPLDDFDNEDIPEDVEEVSVKNLDEILDISAQLDLMTSSLTESELPSTPISVASLSKDDTTPVNDGEHFIRDISLTGIGESLKEKSPIKDSVAVENDKNIEHSTLRLPLQPLDLKKNDMNVPRLKEITPGQDLLEWCKEVTKDYPGVKVTNLTTSWRNGMAFCAVIHHFRPDLIDVDSLLPHDVKGNCKKAFDAGEILGIPRVIEPADMDILTVPDKLAVMTYLYQLRAHFTGHELEVHQIGKTTDESSYMIGRFNTDNNTDVSVQLFGQEIINLRKKEQIDQKNNKAESNRRSNPFDNKKDDICIDSLKNKLHLSLNTDNQDHDQCNKDKSPSSVKEVKDIILASSKSILGKVLSPTKEKYSSREKSKSPPRVQQAQQRPILMTRRQLTDPFGSDDEEENIQIIDDKWSQSISLTKSQSPVRDSLVSRHDELRERARQLLEQARNQTKPTGFVSAAISPVETQNDDERQQQLRERARRLIAEVKMGVAVTPSQLNDDNNSDRRSIDEQNNSPRRSITPSTPGDRLSIKSEYNGNILGNSSVIDGEKKTGSPLYSFSKIIERISPDKGSPDRTPYTLRGLGKDMTSYIQNELEALEREQNQIDIQAGKLEKQLRAAMESDNEDETERLMSLWFTLVNKKNALLRRQMQLNILEKEDDLERRFELLNHELRSILAVEDWQKTPEQKMRENLLLEELVSIVNKRDELVHHLDTQERAIEDDDEIERDLSRAGLAQRNKNCVVQ, encoded by the exons ATGAGTTCCGTCTGGAAACGTTTGCAGCGGGTGAACAAGAGAGCCGCCAAGTTTCAGTTCACCGTCTCCTACCACGAAGTCACGCTAGAGACGACGACAAAGTG gaAACCAAACAAATTAAGCGTTGTTTGGACAAGACGTAGCAGAAGAGTTAGCTCGGATCCCTTAGATTGGGAGCCATGCTTGAGCGATCCTTTGAAAGGTATTATTAGCTGGGCAGTCCCTGACAATCACACGGTTTCTGTGACTCTGTTTAAAGATCCACGAACACATGAGTTAGAGGACAAAGATTGGACATTTGTCATCGAAGAT GTGTCATCGACAGGGAAAAGGCGTCATGTGGCTGCTGccaatataaatatgaaaaaatatgcaACCTTAGAATCTAGTCAGCAACAACTCAAATTGGACTTGAAGCCAACTTCTAAAAAGATCGTTAGCGCTACGCTCGAATGTACTTTGTCATGTGTGTTTCTGCGAGAGGGCAAGGCGAC ggaTGAGGATATGCAAAGTATGGCTAGTTTAATGTCGGTTAACAATAACAGCGACATTGCACCATTAGATGATTTTGATAATGAAGATATACCTGAAGACGTCGAGGAAGTATCGGTAAAAAATTTGGACGAAATTTTAGATATCTCTGCTCAACTCGATTTAATGACGAGCAGTCTCACTGAAAGTGAATTACCCAGTACTCCTATAAGTG TGGCAAGTTTATCAAAGGACGATACAACTCCTGTGAACGATGGAGAGCATTTTATACGTGACATTAGTCTGACAGGAATTGGAGagtctttaaaagaaaaatcaccCATTAAAGATAGTGTTGCCGTTGAAAATGA TAAAAACATTGAACATAGCACTTTGAGATTACCGTTGCAACCATTGGATCTTAAAAAGAATGATATGAACGTTCCAAGACTGAAAGAGATCACTCCTGGTCAAGATTTATTGGAATGGTGTAaggaagttacaaaagattatCCCGGCGTCAAAGTCACCAATCTAACGACATCGTGGAGAAACGGAATGGCGTTTTGCGCGGTTATTCATCATTTCAGACCTGATCTGAT AGATGTAGACTCCCTATTGCCGCACGATGTAAAAGGCAACTGTAAGAAAGCGTTTGACGCGGGTGAAATTCTTGGCATACCTAGAGTTATCGAACCGGCTGACATGGATATATTAACGGTACCTGATAAATTAGCTGTGATGACATATTTGTATCAATTGAGAGCGCATTTTACCGGCCACGAACTGGag GTACATCAAATAGGTAAAACGACAGACGAGTCCTCTTATATGATTGGCAGATTTAATACAGATAACAACACGGACGTGAGTGTTCAACTATTTGGCCAAGAGATTATTAATTTACGGAAAAAGGAACAGATCGATCAGAAAAACAATAAAGCGGAGAGTAACAGACG GTCGAATCCGTTCGATAATAAGAAGGACGACATTTGCATCGACTCGTTAAAAAACAAGCTGCACCTGAGCCTGAATACTGACAATCAGGATCACGATCAGTGTAACAAAGACAAATCACCGTCCAGCGTGAAGGAGGTCAAGGACATCATATTAGCCAGCTCAAAGAGCATTTTGGGCAAGGTGCTGTCGCCGACCAAGGAAAAGTATTCATCACGAGAAAAG AGCAAGTCTCCGCCGAGAGTTCAACAAGCGCAGCAACGTCCGATACTTATGACACGCCGGCAATTAACCGATCCGTTCGGCTCCGACGACGAAGAGGAGAACATACAGATAATCGACGACAAATGGTCGCAATCGATCTCGCTTACCAAATCGCAAAGTCCGGTCCGTGAT TCATTGGTTAGTCGGCACGATGAATTGCGAGAGCGAGCGAGGCAACTCCTGGAACAAGCCAGAAACCAAACAAAGCCAACCGGATTTGTTTCCGCCGCGATTAGTCCCGTCGAG acacAGAACGACGACGAGAGGCAACAACAATTGCGGGAAAGGGCGAGACGCTTGATTGCGGAAGTGAAAATGGGTGTCGCTGTGACTCCGAGTCAATTGAATGACGATAACAACAGTGATAGACGATCGATAGACGAGCAGAATAATAGTCCTAGACGCAGCATTACGCCGTCGACGCCCGGTGATCGACTCAGTATAAAG tccGAGTATAATGGAAATATATTAGGTAACTCGAGTGTAATTGATGGAGAAAAGAAAACTGGCTCGCCTTTGTATTCCTTCTCCAAAATCATTGAAAGAATTTCACCCGATAAAGGAAGTCCCGATAGAACTCCATACACACTTCGCGGG ttgggtAAAGACATGACATCATATATTCAAAACGAGCTCGAAGCGCTTGAAAGAGAACAAAATCAGATTGACATACAAGCCGGCAAGCTTGAAAAACAATTGAGAGCAGCCATGGAGAGCGATAATGAAGACGAAACAGAAAGACTGATGTCCCTGTGGTTCACTCTTGTTAACAAAAAGAATGCACTCTTAAGAAGACAAATGCAACTAAACATACT GGAGAAAGAAGATGATTTAGAACGAAGATTTGAGCTCTTGAATCATGAATTAAGAAGCATTCTCGCAGTAGAAGATTGGCAGAAGACACCCGAGCAAAAAATGCGTGAAAATTTATTGTTGGAAGAGTTAGTATCTATTGTAAACAAAAGAGATGAATTGGTGCATCATCTCGATACACAAGAAAGAGC catTGAAGATGATGACGAAATAGAACGTGATTTGTCTCGCGCTGGACTAGctcaacgaaataaaaattgcgttGTGCAATGA
- the LOC105197682 gene encoding EH domain-binding protein 1 isoform X2, whose translation MSSVWKRLQRVNKRAAKFQFTVSYHEVTLETTTKWKPNKLSVVWTRRSRRVSSDPLDWEPCLSDPLKGIISWAVPDNHTVSVTLFKDPRTHELEDKDWTFVIEDVSSTGKRRHVAAANINMKKYATLESSQQQLKLDLKPTSKKIVSATLECTLSCVFLREGKATDEDMQSMASLMSVNNNSDIAPLDDFDNEDIPEDVEEVSVKNLDEILDISAQLDLMTSSLTESELPSTPISVASLSKDDTTPVNDGEHFIRDISLTGIGESLKEKSPIKDSVAVENDKNIEHSTLRLPLQPLDLKKNDMNVPRLKEITPGQDLLEWCKEVTKDYPGVKVTNLTTSWRNGMAFCAVIHHFRPDLIDVDSLLPHDVKGNCKKAFDAGEILGIPRVIEPADMDILTVPDKLAVMTYLYQLRAHFTGHELEVHQIGKTTDESSYMIGRFNTDNNTDVSVQLFGQEIINLRKKEQIDQKNNKAESNRRSNPFDNKKDDICIDSLKNKLHLSLNTDNQDHDQCNKDKSPSSVKEVKDIILASSKSILGKVLSPTKEKYSSREKSKSPPRVQQAQQRPILMTRRQLTDPFGSDDEEENIQIIDDKWSQSISLTKSQSPDSVNSDDRGSRGSSECQGASPPYGDQRSHSLVSRHDELRERARQLLEQARNQTKPTGFVSAAISPVETQNDDERQQQLRERARRLIAEVKMGVAVTPSQLNDDNNSDRRSIDEQNNSPRRSITPSTPGDRLSIKSEYNGNILGNSSVIDGEKKTGSPLYSFSKIIERISPDKGSPDRTPYTLRGLGKDMTSYIQNELEALEREQNQIDIQAGKLEKQLRAAMESDNEDETERLMSLWFTLVNKKNALLRRQMQLNILEKEDDLERRFELLNHELRSILAVEDWQKTPEQKMRENLLLEELVSIVNKRDELVHHLDTQERAIEDDDEIERDLSRAGLAQRNKNCVVQ comes from the exons ATGAGTTCCGTCTGGAAACGTTTGCAGCGGGTGAACAAGAGAGCCGCCAAGTTTCAGTTCACCGTCTCCTACCACGAAGTCACGCTAGAGACGACGACAAAGTG gaAACCAAACAAATTAAGCGTTGTTTGGACAAGACGTAGCAGAAGAGTTAGCTCGGATCCCTTAGATTGGGAGCCATGCTTGAGCGATCCTTTGAAAGGTATTATTAGCTGGGCAGTCCCTGACAATCACACGGTTTCTGTGACTCTGTTTAAAGATCCACGAACACATGAGTTAGAGGACAAAGATTGGACATTTGTCATCGAAGAT GTGTCATCGACAGGGAAAAGGCGTCATGTGGCTGCTGccaatataaatatgaaaaaatatgcaACCTTAGAATCTAGTCAGCAACAACTCAAATTGGACTTGAAGCCAACTTCTAAAAAGATCGTTAGCGCTACGCTCGAATGTACTTTGTCATGTGTGTTTCTGCGAGAGGGCAAGGCGAC ggaTGAGGATATGCAAAGTATGGCTAGTTTAATGTCGGTTAACAATAACAGCGACATTGCACCATTAGATGATTTTGATAATGAAGATATACCTGAAGACGTCGAGGAAGTATCGGTAAAAAATTTGGACGAAATTTTAGATATCTCTGCTCAACTCGATTTAATGACGAGCAGTCTCACTGAAAGTGAATTACCCAGTACTCCTATAAGTG TGGCAAGTTTATCAAAGGACGATACAACTCCTGTGAACGATGGAGAGCATTTTATACGTGACATTAGTCTGACAGGAATTGGAGagtctttaaaagaaaaatcaccCATTAAAGATAGTGTTGCCGTTGAAAATGA TAAAAACATTGAACATAGCACTTTGAGATTACCGTTGCAACCATTGGATCTTAAAAAGAATGATATGAACGTTCCAAGACTGAAAGAGATCACTCCTGGTCAAGATTTATTGGAATGGTGTAaggaagttacaaaagattatCCCGGCGTCAAAGTCACCAATCTAACGACATCGTGGAGAAACGGAATGGCGTTTTGCGCGGTTATTCATCATTTCAGACCTGATCTGAT AGATGTAGACTCCCTATTGCCGCACGATGTAAAAGGCAACTGTAAGAAAGCGTTTGACGCGGGTGAAATTCTTGGCATACCTAGAGTTATCGAACCGGCTGACATGGATATATTAACGGTACCTGATAAATTAGCTGTGATGACATATTTGTATCAATTGAGAGCGCATTTTACCGGCCACGAACTGGag GTACATCAAATAGGTAAAACGACAGACGAGTCCTCTTATATGATTGGCAGATTTAATACAGATAACAACACGGACGTGAGTGTTCAACTATTTGGCCAAGAGATTATTAATTTACGGAAAAAGGAACAGATCGATCAGAAAAACAATAAAGCGGAGAGTAACAGACG GTCGAATCCGTTCGATAATAAGAAGGACGACATTTGCATCGACTCGTTAAAAAACAAGCTGCACCTGAGCCTGAATACTGACAATCAGGATCACGATCAGTGTAACAAAGACAAATCACCGTCCAGCGTGAAGGAGGTCAAGGACATCATATTAGCCAGCTCAAAGAGCATTTTGGGCAAGGTGCTGTCGCCGACCAAGGAAAAGTATTCATCACGAGAAAAG AGCAAGTCTCCGCCGAGAGTTCAACAAGCGCAGCAACGTCCGATACTTATGACACGCCGGCAATTAACCGATCCGTTCGGCTCCGACGACGAAGAGGAGAACATACAGATAATCGACGACAAATGGTCGCAATCGATCTCGCTTACCAAATCGCAAAGTCCG GACTCGGTAAACTCTGACGATAGAGGAAGTCGAGGTAGTTCCGAATGTCAAGGTGCATCGCCGCCGTACGGAGATCAACGTTCACat TCATTGGTTAGTCGGCACGATGAATTGCGAGAGCGAGCGAGGCAACTCCTGGAACAAGCCAGAAACCAAACAAAGCCAACCGGATTTGTTTCCGCCGCGATTAGTCCCGTCGAG acacAGAACGACGACGAGAGGCAACAACAATTGCGGGAAAGGGCGAGACGCTTGATTGCGGAAGTGAAAATGGGTGTCGCTGTGACTCCGAGTCAATTGAATGACGATAACAACAGTGATAGACGATCGATAGACGAGCAGAATAATAGTCCTAGACGCAGCATTACGCCGTCGACGCCCGGTGATCGACTCAGTATAAAG tccGAGTATAATGGAAATATATTAGGTAACTCGAGTGTAATTGATGGAGAAAAGAAAACTGGCTCGCCTTTGTATTCCTTCTCCAAAATCATTGAAAGAATTTCACCCGATAAAGGAAGTCCCGATAGAACTCCATACACACTTCGCGGG ttgggtAAAGACATGACATCATATATTCAAAACGAGCTCGAAGCGCTTGAAAGAGAACAAAATCAGATTGACATACAAGCCGGCAAGCTTGAAAAACAATTGAGAGCAGCCATGGAGAGCGATAATGAAGACGAAACAGAAAGACTGATGTCCCTGTGGTTCACTCTTGTTAACAAAAAGAATGCACTCTTAAGAAGACAAATGCAACTAAACATACT GGAGAAAGAAGATGATTTAGAACGAAGATTTGAGCTCTTGAATCATGAATTAAGAAGCATTCTCGCAGTAGAAGATTGGCAGAAGACACCCGAGCAAAAAATGCGTGAAAATTTATTGTTGGAAGAGTTAGTATCTATTGTAAACAAAAGAGATGAATTGGTGCATCATCTCGATACACAAGAAAGAGC catTGAAGATGATGACGAAATAGAACGTGATTTGTCTCGCGCTGGACTAGctcaacgaaataaaaattgcgttGTGCAATGA